Proteins from one Chitinivibrionales bacterium genomic window:
- a CDS encoding TIGR00282 family metallophosphoesterase, translating to MRILFIGDIFGTTGRRVLAERLSSLVEEKAVELCIANGENAAGGGGLTNNIIKKFRKYGVQVITGGNHIFSNQDCYPNLENDDFVLRPHNFPPGNVGKGIALYTLKDSRNIGIINLQGRTFLHEITDCPFRTADQAVAFLAKDTKSIFIDFHAEASSEKKALFYYLDGRISALIGTHTHIQTADEFISPEGTAYLTDVGMTGPADSCIGMKPEPVIKKFIFQTSARFEPSNAGPSLNAVLMDIDDSTGKATSISRISERIIFK from the coding sequence ATGAGAATTCTTTTTATTGGTGATATCTTTGGGACTACAGGCCGCCGGGTACTAGCCGAGCGGCTTTCTTCTCTTGTCGAGGAGAAGGCGGTTGAACTGTGTATTGCCAATGGAGAGAACGCCGCCGGCGGCGGAGGACTTACCAATAACATTATCAAAAAATTCCGGAAATATGGTGTTCAGGTCATAACCGGCGGCAATCATATTTTTTCGAATCAGGACTGCTATCCTAATCTCGAAAATGATGATTTTGTGCTCCGGCCCCATAATTTCCCCCCGGGAAATGTGGGAAAGGGGATCGCGCTTTACACTCTCAAAGACAGCAGAAATATCGGGATAATAAACCTTCAAGGCCGCACATTTCTCCACGAGATAACCGACTGCCCTTTTCGCACTGCCGACCAGGCGGTAGCTTTTCTGGCAAAGGACACTAAAAGCATCTTTATCGATTTTCATGCTGAAGCGAGCAGTGAAAAGAAAGCGCTGTTCTATTATCTTGACGGCAGAATAAGCGCCCTTATCGGAACTCATACCCATATTCAGACTGCCGATGAGTTCATTTCACCTGAAGGCACGGCGTATCTTACCGATGTCGGTATGACCGGTCCGGCAGATTCCTGTATCGGTATGAAACCCGAACCTGTTATCAAAAAGTTTATTTTTCAGACATCGGCAAGATTTGAGCCCTCGAATGCCGGCCCTTCCCTGAATGCAGTCCTGATGGATATCGACGATAGTACCGGCAAGGCGACCTCGATCTCCCGGATATCCGAACGGATCATTTTCAAATGA